One genomic segment of Apostichopus japonicus isolate 1M-3 chromosome 23, ASM3797524v1, whole genome shotgun sequence includes these proteins:
- the LOC139964579 gene encoding uncharacterized protein codes for MNDIVFIRRPSDHGINGATSGKNMTATGYRLFLLAKEHILRNDLPTTRIFPPPGSTHHRVLTTTGIYQPPGSTQHRVLPATEIYQPPGSTQYRDLPTTGFYLPATRIYQPPPGSTHHWVLPATEIYQPPVSNPPPGSTRHRDLPTTGIYPSPGSTNHLDQPNTGFYPPPKSTNHRDLPTTGIYPPPGSTRHRDLPTTGIYLPPGSTHHWVLPATEIYPSP; via the exons ATGAATGATATCGTGTTCATCAGAAGGCCTTCAGATCATGGGATTAATGGAGCGACATCTGGAAAGAATATGACTGCAACCGGATATCGTCTCTTTTTGTTAGCCAAAGAGCACATACTTAGAAAT GATCTACCCACCACCAGGATCTTCCCACCACCGGGATCTACCCACCACCGGGTTCTAACCACCACCGGGATCTACCAACCACCTGGATCTACCCAACACCGGGTTCTTCCTGCCACCGAAATCTACCAACCACCGGGATCTACCCAGTACCGGGATCTACCCACCACCGGGTTCTATCTACCCGCCACCAGGATCTACCAACCACCACCGGGATCTACCCACCACTGGGTTCTACCTGCCACTGAAATCTACCAACCACCGGTATCTAACCCACCACCGGGATCTACCCGCCACCGGGATCTACCCACCACCGGGATCTACCCATCACCGGGATCTACCAACCACCTGGATCAACCCAACACCGGGTTCTACCCACCACCGAAATCTACCAACCACCGGGATCTACCCACCACCGGGATCTACCCACCACCGGGTTCTACCCGCCATCGGGATCTACCAACCACAGGGATCTACCTGCCACCGGGATCTACCCACCACTGGGTTCTACCTGCCACCGAAATCTACCCATCACCGTGA